One window of Robiginitalea biformata HTCC2501 genomic DNA carries:
- a CDS encoding GNAT family N-acetyltransferase: MSVNTNPFLTSTYTHVWLSHFHKGEQVFDFGFIRGLKFVKKPGKPLYVNCCGRDSKAMAYRLENHGVQQPRRKVFLIYDVPSNWPSPEASGKLRLKKSRQYPGFLCNLEKYESLDQYMAAHLSGKTRNKFRRYRRKLEADFDISYQTHTGPMERADFDLLFDRFHALLRKRFEQKQTVNNNLFEHEWRFYKDAAFAMLNDNHAALSVVYDKDQPIAFSLLLLKGPHAYDTLRTFDIAYASYRLGTVSIMALLEWCFRNGIDKLDFAKGYFSYKAQWANEAYHYDYHILYDPHSLYCRLWAGYLRVYYSLKQWLRDRRVNEKFHRVAFGMKKIIAFASP, from the coding sequence ATGTCGGTGAACACCAATCCGTTTTTGACGTCTACATACACCCATGTCTGGCTTTCCCATTTTCACAAGGGGGAGCAGGTATTTGATTTTGGGTTTATCAGGGGCCTGAAATTCGTCAAAAAGCCCGGGAAGCCCTTGTATGTCAATTGTTGCGGCCGGGATAGTAAAGCCATGGCATACCGGTTGGAAAACCACGGCGTACAGCAACCCCGCCGGAAGGTGTTCCTGATTTACGATGTCCCTTCCAATTGGCCGTCACCAGAGGCCTCCGGCAAACTGCGTTTGAAAAAATCGAGGCAGTACCCGGGCTTCCTATGCAACCTGGAAAAATACGAAAGCCTGGACCAGTACATGGCCGCGCATCTGAGCGGGAAAACGCGGAATAAGTTCCGGAGATACCGCAGGAAACTCGAAGCGGATTTCGATATTTCCTACCAAACGCATACCGGGCCCATGGAGCGGGCGGATTTTGATTTGCTTTTTGACCGCTTCCACGCGCTGCTCCGGAAGCGATTCGAGCAGAAACAAACGGTAAACAACAATCTTTTTGAACACGAATGGCGCTTTTACAAGGATGCCGCCTTTGCGATGCTGAACGACAACCATGCGGCCCTGTCGGTGGTTTATGACAAGGACCAACCCATTGCGTTTTCACTCTTGTTACTGAAGGGCCCCCACGCCTATGATACGCTTCGGACTTTTGACATTGCCTATGCCAGCTACCGATTGGGGACGGTCAGCATAATGGCCCTACTGGAATGGTGTTTCAGGAACGGGATAGATAAGCTGGATTTTGCCAAGGGATATTTTTCGTACAAAGCGCAGTGGGCCAATGAGGCCTACCATTACGATTACCACATCCTGTACGATCCGCATTCGCTGTATTGCCGGTTGTGGGCGGGATATCTTAGAGTGTACTATTCCCTGAAGCAATGGCTCAGGGACCGGCGGGTGAATGAAAAGTTCCACCGGGTTGCGTTTGGAATGAAAAAAATAATTGCATTCGCATCTCCGTAA
- a CDS encoding GNAT family N-acetyltransferase, producing the protein MTGTASTYGELGKAKLVFDLYLRRCVVPLFNPCVRNTLLDAQWHFTAKPDSAAADRVVVVKDIPDYLALEANPAWEKFKHLEVRQYGGMLIALNRYRDLEDYLNNQLSKRNRKNLRAKLNKLNRDYPISFATYHGAIPREVHRRLFDAFRQLLAQRFQQKGMANRDLERWSFIEDTSLRMIRSGDASLFVIFSANQPIALTLNFHVGSMIYSHMQTYDIAYSSYNLGDIAMFKQLEWCYNNQIAAYDFLIGESYYKSKWADFPYRYAYRIYYRKGDWFGMGKARLLQHFYQVKQFLRDRGIAGKIISRDRWRYKRQRND; encoded by the coding sequence ATGACCGGGACTGCAAGCACATATGGCGAATTAGGTAAGGCAAAGTTGGTTTTTGACCTCTATTTGCGCAGGTGTGTGGTTCCCCTATTCAACCCTTGCGTACGCAATACGCTGCTGGATGCGCAATGGCATTTCACCGCCAAACCGGATTCCGCGGCAGCAGACAGGGTAGTGGTAGTCAAAGACATTCCGGACTACCTGGCGTTGGAGGCAAATCCGGCCTGGGAGAAATTCAAACACCTCGAAGTTAGGCAATATGGCGGAATGCTCATTGCCCTAAACAGGTACAGGGACCTGGAAGATTACCTGAACAACCAACTCAGCAAACGGAACCGCAAGAATCTTCGCGCCAAGCTAAACAAGCTGAATCGGGATTACCCCATTTCCTTTGCCACGTATCACGGTGCCATCCCCCGGGAGGTACACAGACGGTTATTCGATGCATTCCGCCAGCTCCTGGCCCAGCGGTTTCAGCAGAAGGGAATGGCCAACCGGGATCTTGAACGATGGAGTTTTATCGAGGACACCAGCCTTCGGATGATCCGTTCCGGAGATGCTTCGCTATTTGTGATTTTTTCAGCCAACCAGCCGATTGCCCTGACGCTTAACTTTCATGTCGGGTCGATGATCTATAGCCATATGCAGACCTACGACATTGCCTATTCCTCCTATAACCTGGGGGATATAGCCATGTTCAAGCAACTGGAGTGGTGTTATAACAACCAAATTGCAGCCTATGACTTCCTGATAGGGGAGTCTTATTATAAATCCAAATGGGCCGATTTCCCCTACCGATACGCCTATCGAATTTATTACCGGAAAGGAGATTGGTTCGGAATGGGAAAAGCGCGTCTGTTACAGCACTTTTACCAGGTGAAACAGTTTCTGAGGGATCGCGGGATTGCCGGAAAAATAATTTCGAGAGACCGTTGGCGGTATAAAAGACAGCGCAATGATTAG
- a CDS encoding GNAT family N-acetyltransferase, giving the protein MIRIDFIDDFLEHREALPYIVGLENAFTELKEELRWEKNPGSRAGGYLLSDLPGYFRLETPSDIRTVSIDSYKGSYIRLSDYRDFDEYYRRKVSSKRRATLKSHERRLRHCLQVRHEIFFGSISKADYDALFAAFREMLERRFDQKQAYNSDLRNWERYRESFYPLILKKQACISVLWHEDQPISFSVNLVHSQVIYGYLKSFDTDYSRFSLGFLEFNLLLKWAFDNGIKLFDLLKGQYEYKNKLTDGVYYFKRTVIFPKKSLPGVLRAWFTAMQIKTVYAAVRFLKRFGVHVVVHKFISYKEKILSRSTSNRHRESYVIRPVEQDWKPADLLPADLLPADHLPVESLHTDHRFLRKPVLEFLFRNKEKFREVTISRMNDEGRNFLIKGEKASAIITFN; this is encoded by the coding sequence ATGATTAGAATTGATTTTATAGACGATTTCCTGGAGCATCGGGAGGCTTTGCCCTACATCGTGGGGTTGGAAAATGCGTTTACGGAATTGAAGGAGGAATTGCGGTGGGAGAAGAACCCGGGAAGCCGGGCAGGGGGCTATTTGCTTTCCGACCTGCCCGGATATTTCAGGCTTGAAACCCCTTCGGATATCCGGACTGTGTCTATCGATTCCTATAAGGGGTCCTATATCCGGTTGTCCGATTATCGCGACTTTGACGAATATTACCGCCGCAAAGTCAGCAGCAAACGCCGCGCAACCCTCAAGAGCCATGAAAGGCGCCTGAGGCATTGCCTGCAGGTCCGGCATGAGATATTCTTCGGCTCCATTTCCAAGGCGGACTACGACGCGCTATTTGCCGCATTCCGGGAAATGCTGGAAAGGCGGTTCGACCAGAAGCAGGCGTACAATTCGGATCTCAGGAACTGGGAACGGTACAGGGAATCCTTTTACCCGCTGATCCTGAAGAAGCAGGCGTGTATCTCGGTCCTATGGCACGAAGACCAGCCGATTAGCTTCAGTGTGAACCTGGTCCATTCCCAGGTGATTTACGGCTACCTGAAGTCCTTCGACACCGATTACTCCAGGTTTTCATTGGGATTCCTTGAGTTTAACCTGCTGCTGAAATGGGCATTTGATAACGGGATTAAGCTCTTCGATCTCCTCAAAGGGCAGTATGAATATAAAAACAAGCTCACCGACGGGGTATATTATTTCAAGCGAACCGTGATCTTTCCCAAAAAATCACTCCCCGGTGTATTGCGGGCCTGGTTTACCGCGATGCAGATTAAAACGGTTTATGCTGCTGTCCGGTTCCTCAAGCGTTTTGGCGTCCATGTTGTGGTCCATAAATTTATATCCTATAAGGAGAAAATCCTCAGCAGAAGCACCTCTAACCGGCACCGGGAGTCCTATGTCATCCGGCCTGTTGAACAGGACTGGAAACCCGCTGATCTCCTTCCGGCGGATCTCCTTCCGGCCGATCACCTTCCGGTGGAATCGTTGCATACAGACCACCGGTTCCTGCGCAAGCCTGTACTCGAATTCCTGTTCCGGAATAAGGAAAAATTTCGGGAGGTCACCATTAGCAGGATGAATGACGAGGGGCGTAACTTCCTGATAAAGGGAGAGAAAGCCTCCGCGATTATCACCTTTAATTAA
- a CDS encoding GNAT family N-acetyltransferase has product MEREIFLKDFLEQKDPWFATRPANRSLLRFDGARFKSKEETLLIRDIPGYFEIDRTSLPGKVALATVTTHQGFYVDLARYGDSETYFQEAIGSRSRSNLRRYRNRLETCFDIAYRDYFGAIELDEYNRLFEVLEGLLVRRFREKGEENYELQHLGHFQAVLRDMILDKKAHLFVIYHGHKPISIRINMFRDEMAYYIISGYDIDYSKFHLGFIDMAMSIQWMFANGFDRYDLLKGYGYYKKKWTRDSYFCRDCYIYDRSRPVAWGVTRMSVLKSRIRYGLYRWLKNRPAGKLVKSLRKTIAGPRNAGGAASRVIEGGPAEIQPEKLGLEIDIENQPEYRVLRQPVYRFLFYSREAYRDLRVYAHKERDDLFFIRGRNKSQTLVVQH; this is encoded by the coding sequence ATGGAAAGAGAAATATTCCTGAAAGATTTCCTGGAACAAAAAGACCCCTGGTTTGCCACCCGGCCTGCCAACCGATCCCTCCTCAGGTTCGACGGGGCGCGTTTTAAAAGCAAGGAGGAAACCCTGCTCATCAGGGATATTCCCGGGTATTTCGAAATTGACCGGACAAGCCTTCCCGGGAAGGTCGCGCTTGCAACCGTCACCACCCACCAGGGGTTCTACGTAGATTTAGCCCGCTACGGGGATTCCGAAACGTATTTTCAGGAGGCGATCGGGTCCAGGAGCCGCTCCAACCTGAGAAGATACAGGAACCGGCTGGAAACCTGTTTTGACATTGCATACCGGGATTACTTCGGCGCTATTGAATTGGACGAGTACAACCGGCTTTTTGAGGTGTTGGAGGGGTTGCTGGTCCGGAGGTTCCGGGAGAAGGGGGAGGAGAACTATGAGTTGCAGCATCTGGGTCATTTCCAGGCCGTGCTGCGCGATATGATCCTCGATAAAAAGGCCCATCTGTTTGTGATCTATCACGGCCATAAGCCCATCAGTATCCGCATCAATATGTTCAGGGACGAGATGGCGTATTACATAATCAGCGGATACGACATCGACTATTCAAAATTTCACCTGGGTTTCATAGACATGGCCATGAGCATACAGTGGATGTTCGCGAATGGTTTTGACAGGTACGACCTGCTGAAAGGGTACGGATACTATAAGAAGAAATGGACCCGGGACAGCTATTTTTGCCGGGATTGCTATATCTATGATCGCTCCAGACCTGTCGCCTGGGGCGTAACCCGCATGTCCGTACTTAAGTCCCGCATCCGGTACGGGCTGTACCGCTGGCTGAAGAACCGCCCGGCCGGGAAGCTTGTGAAATCGCTTCGCAAGACAATTGCGGGGCCCCGAAATGCCGGAGGGGCCGCTTCCAGGGTAATCGAAGGGGGTCCGGCTGAAATCCAACCTGAGAAACTGGGCCTGGAAATCGATATTGAGAACCAGCCGGAATACCGGGTCTTGAGACAGCCGGTTTATCGCTTCTTGTTTTACTCCCGGGAAGCCTACAGAGATCTCCGGGTATACGCGCATAAAGAGCGGGACGATCTGTTTTTTATCCGGGGCAGAAATAAGAGCCAGACCCTAGTCGTTCAACACTAA
- a CDS encoding GNAT family N-acetyltransferase, with product MEVYKFFLDILFRADSRQRYFDSVLNTFTGETVYEEAANPEEAPMRQGATFVDVPDYLSPRYTGGDNSLRILKVPLYEGYLVDLTRFGDVEDYLRNHVGKARYSQLRRYKKRLDLCISPRYVAYYGEMDEREYRFVFECLREFTEKRFRQKEEINYELPFLAYYEEVMYRMILEKKALLFVIYDGKKPINITLNFIFGDLMLHWNSCFDIDYGVFNVGHINTMEHFRWCFKNNICVFDMGRGNFWHKQRLINHTYRYQQHIVCKRTFLSVSRAVLYAARPYLRYYLIRGLKKVNAQKLYGYYAKYRFRSRQRDGHSPAVSESTEYTWSDAAGAVPPTECLRAVFPGEEGYARLRGPFNQFLHREKISQTGVQVFEQAGSEDSFIIRTPDKTLQLSFNQKIA from the coding sequence ATGGAAGTGTATAAATTCTTTTTGGATATCCTGTTCCGGGCCGATAGCCGGCAACGCTACTTTGACAGCGTGCTGAATACTTTTACCGGGGAAACCGTCTACGAGGAAGCCGCGAACCCGGAAGAGGCGCCGATGAGACAAGGCGCCACCTTTGTGGACGTGCCCGATTACCTTTCCCCTCGCTATACGGGGGGCGATAATTCCCTGCGAATCCTCAAAGTGCCCTTGTATGAAGGGTATCTGGTGGATCTCACAAGGTTTGGGGATGTGGAGGACTACCTGAGGAACCACGTAGGGAAGGCGCGATACTCTCAACTCCGACGGTATAAAAAGCGACTGGATCTCTGTATTTCGCCCAGATACGTGGCCTATTACGGCGAAATGGACGAGCGGGAATACCGGTTTGTCTTTGAATGCCTCAGGGAGTTTACCGAAAAGCGGTTCCGGCAGAAGGAAGAGATCAACTACGAGCTTCCCTTCCTGGCGTATTACGAAGAAGTCATGTATCGGATGATCCTTGAAAAAAAGGCGCTGTTGTTTGTTATCTACGACGGCAAGAAACCGATCAATATCACCCTGAATTTTATTTTTGGCGACCTGATGCTGCACTGGAATAGCTGTTTTGACATCGACTACGGAGTATTCAACGTGGGCCATATCAATACCATGGAACATTTCCGCTGGTGTTTCAAAAACAATATTTGCGTATTCGATATGGGGCGCGGCAATTTCTGGCATAAGCAGCGGCTGATCAACCACACCTACCGCTACCAACAGCACATTGTCTGCAAGCGGACCTTCCTGTCGGTTTCCAGGGCTGTTCTTTATGCGGCCCGGCCCTATTTGAGGTATTACCTGATTCGCGGGCTGAAAAAGGTCAACGCTCAGAAACTGTACGGTTACTATGCAAAATACCGGTTCAGGAGCCGACAGCGGGACGGCCATTCCCCAGCAGTTTCCGAAAGTACAGAATATACATGGAGCGATGCAGCCGGGGCGGTGCCTCCGACGGAATGCCTTCGGGCCGTCTTCCCGGGGGAGGAGGGGTATGCCCGTCTCCGGGGTCCCTTCAACCAGTTCCTGCATCGGGAGAAAATTTCACAAACCGGGGTGCAGGTATTTGAGCAAGCAGGTTCCGAAGACAGTTTTATTATCCGTACCCCCGATAAAACCCTGCAATTATCCTTCAATCAAAAAATCGCTTAG